From the Kitasatospora viridis genome, one window contains:
- a CDS encoding carbohydrate kinase family protein, whose amino-acid sequence MTITVLGECVADAFTTDGRPGELALTVHPGGGPANTATALGRLGTPTRFLGRLSGDPFGALFRARLTGSGVDLADCVAAAEPSTLAIAALDADGQAGYTFHAEGTADFQWQPAELAAVDLTACTAVHTGSLALVRAPGAVAVEEFLARAGAHATVSIDPNLRPLLVAPERYRERIAHWCALADLLRLSADDLALLHPGLTPDQAIDHWHALGVPLVVLTLGERGALVSLRGERATVEAVRTRVVDTVGAGDAFTAGLLHRLGLAGLLGGRLTGADLPQVTAAAAYAARVAALTCAVAGADPPWAGQLDEG is encoded by the coding sequence ATGACCATCACCGTGCTCGGCGAGTGCGTGGCCGACGCCTTCACCACCGACGGCCGCCCCGGCGAGCTGGCGCTCACCGTGCACCCCGGCGGCGGCCCGGCCAACACCGCGACCGCGCTCGGCCGGCTCGGCACCCCGACCCGGTTCCTCGGCCGGCTCTCCGGCGACCCGTTCGGCGCGCTCTTCCGCGCCCGGCTGACCGGCTCCGGGGTGGACCTGGCGGACTGCGTGGCCGCCGCCGAGCCGAGCACCCTGGCGATCGCCGCGCTGGACGCCGACGGGCAGGCGGGCTACACCTTCCACGCCGAGGGCACCGCCGACTTCCAGTGGCAGCCGGCCGAGCTCGCCGCCGTCGACCTCACGGCCTGCACGGCGGTTCACACCGGCTCGCTGGCCCTGGTGCGCGCCCCCGGAGCGGTGGCCGTCGAGGAGTTCCTGGCCCGCGCCGGAGCGCACGCCACCGTATCGATCGACCCCAACCTCAGGCCGCTGCTGGTCGCCCCCGAGCGGTACCGGGAGCGCATCGCGCACTGGTGCGCCCTGGCCGACCTGCTACGCCTCTCCGCCGACGACCTGGCGCTGCTGCACCCCGGGCTGACCCCCGATCAGGCGATCGACCACTGGCACGCGCTGGGCGTCCCGCTGGTCGTGCTCACCCTCGGCGAGCGCGGCGCGCTGGTCTCGCTGCGCGGCGAGCGGGCCACCGTCGAGGCCGTTCGTACCCGGGTGGTCGACACGGTCGGGGCGGGCGACGCGTTCACCGCCGGCCTGCTGCACCGGCTCGGGCTGGCCGGCCTGCTGGGCGGCCGGCTGACCGGCGCCGACCTGCCGCAGGTGACCGCGGCGGCCGCGTACGCCGCCCGGGTCGCCGCGCTGACCTGCGCCGTCGCCGGGGCCGACCCGCCCTGGGCCGGGCAGCTGGACGAAGGCTGA
- a CDS encoding helix-turn-helix domain-containing protein has protein sequence MRNIAHLGRGEPAPARSAPEPEPDTGRTHEQMASGEVPTRAPRPEIGDSWERLRRLGLDPERGREPEHLGPAEVEHRRRSSGLDAVMPALRSALLDPVSDLPLILAVADSSGTLLWHEGPRQLRRSGDLIGFMTGGHWGEDAVGTNGIGTVARTGRPMRVHSTEHYMLNQHAWTCVGAPVRDPRTGRVAGVVDLSGPARGVHPQLLALAVTAAKLAETELRAAQLESLHRLRTVAEPVLAQATGPALVVDRDGWTAAAAGLLTPVNRLRLPADGWGAAPVHWLPSLGHCAVEPLADGWLVRPLTDCRQAVSEQAAGARLVLDLSSADHPVVSVRGGAGNWSHPLSPRHAELLLLLATHQPGRTAAQLADGLFGDPSRTVTVRAELSRLRRYLGGLLEHRPYRFAESVQVEVVRPQDAYQLLPASSAPGIRRLRALLDSGSVMLPGCRTTDRPQPLPGAIPCPRQADDAPQPI, from the coding sequence ATGCGGAACATCGCGCACCTCGGCCGGGGCGAGCCGGCTCCGGCCCGCTCAGCACCGGAACCCGAGCCGGACACCGGGCGCACCCACGAGCAGATGGCCTCCGGCGAGGTGCCCACCCGGGCGCCCCGCCCCGAGATCGGCGACTCCTGGGAGCGGCTGCGCCGGCTCGGCCTGGACCCGGAGCGCGGCCGCGAGCCCGAACACCTCGGCCCGGCCGAGGTGGAGCACCGGCGCCGGAGCAGCGGCCTGGACGCCGTGATGCCCGCGCTGCGCTCCGCCCTGCTCGACCCGGTCTCCGACCTGCCGCTGATCCTCGCGGTGGCCGACTCCTCCGGCACCCTGCTGTGGCACGAGGGCCCGCGCCAGCTGCGGCGCAGCGGCGACCTGATCGGCTTCATGACCGGCGGCCACTGGGGCGAGGACGCCGTGGGCACCAACGGCATCGGCACGGTGGCCCGCACCGGCCGCCCGATGCGGGTGCACTCCACCGAGCACTACATGCTCAACCAGCACGCCTGGACCTGCGTGGGCGCGCCGGTCCGCGACCCGCGGACCGGCCGGGTGGCCGGCGTGGTGGACCTCAGCGGCCCGGCCCGCGGCGTCCACCCGCAGCTGCTGGCGCTCGCCGTGACCGCCGCCAAGCTGGCCGAGACCGAGCTGCGGGCCGCCCAGCTGGAGTCGCTGCACCGGCTGCGCACGGTCGCCGAGCCGGTGCTGGCCCAGGCCACCGGCCCGGCCCTGGTGGTGGACCGGGACGGCTGGACGGCCGCCGCCGCCGGGCTGCTCACGCCGGTCAACCGGCTGCGGCTGCCGGCCGACGGCTGGGGCGCCGCCCCGGTGCACTGGCTGCCGTCACTGGGTCACTGCGCGGTCGAGCCGCTCGCCGACGGCTGGCTGGTCCGGCCGCTCACCGACTGCCGCCAGGCCGTCTCCGAACAGGCCGCCGGCGCCCGGCTGGTGCTCGACCTGAGCAGCGCCGACCACCCGGTGGTCTCGGTGCGCGGCGGCGCCGGCAACTGGTCGCACCCGCTCAGCCCGCGGCACGCCGAACTGCTGCTGCTGCTCGCCACCCACCAGCCCGGGCGGACCGCCGCGCAGCTCGCCGACGGGCTGTTCGGCGACCCGTCCAGGACGGTCACCGTGCGGGCCGAGCTCTCCCGGCTGCGCCGCTACCTGGGCGGGCTGCTGGAGCACCGGCCGTACCGGTTCGCCGAGTCGGTGCAGGTCGAGGTGGTCCGGCCGCAGGACGCCTACCAGTTGCTGCCGGCCTCCTCGGCGCCCGGGATCCGGCGGCTGCGGGCGCTGCTGGACTCCGGCTCGGTGATGCTGCCGGGCTGCCGGACCACCGATCGGCCGCAGCCGCTGCCCGGCGCGATCCCCTGCCCCAGACAGGCCGACGACGCGCCGCAGCCGATCTGA
- a CDS encoding SsgA family sporulation/cell division regulator, with protein MPRDPLSASSEAPYPVGQGARPQSPPRPAVPVEEVLTLRIALGRDKVGTVPTRFRYEPEHPYEVLVTFHLGRPDEVDWVFSRDLLRDGLRGLTGQGDVRLWPAHCPCHGATLHLALESPYGSALLEASAPRVRDWLERTYAEVPEGAEPDGGPTDAQLTALLLGDLD; from the coding sequence ATGCCGCGCGATCCACTGTCTGCCAGCAGCGAAGCCCCGTACCCGGTCGGGCAGGGGGCCAGGCCGCAGTCCCCGCCCCGCCCGGCCGTACCGGTGGAGGAGGTCCTGACCCTGCGCATCGCGCTGGGCCGGGACAAGGTGGGCACCGTGCCCACGCGCTTCCGGTACGAACCGGAGCACCCCTACGAGGTGCTGGTCACCTTCCACCTCGGCCGCCCGGACGAGGTGGACTGGGTGTTCTCCCGCGACCTGCTCCGCGACGGGCTGCGCGGGCTGACCGGCCAGGGCGACGTGCGGCTGTGGCCCGCGCACTGCCCGTGCCACGGCGCCACCCTCCACCTGGCGCTCGAATCCCCTTACGGGAGCGCCCTGTTGGAGGCCTCCGCGCCCCGGGTGCGGGACTGGCTGGAGCGCACCTACGCCGAGGTGCCGGAGGGCGCCGAGCCGGACGGCGGTCCGACCGACGCGCAGCTCACCGCGCTGCTGCTGGGCGACCTGGACTGA
- a CDS encoding M56 family metallopeptidase: MILVLWLPFLVPFLAAPAARRLAEALAPRPAAWVLGCTGALLAGASAASLGLLVATGLLRIPAVAALGHLSVPWLADASPTAEVLAALAGAALVVTGVLTLRTAHHQYRDLRRARTALGLPAARRPRLRDLARPQHWLAPTGHPLEVLDDDHADAFALPGRPGRIVVTAGMLRALPAPERAALLAHERAHLTSRHHLFLAAAEYAAVLHPALRQLRAPLGYHLERWADEDAAHSVGDRAVTARAVGRAALAAARTPSRRPLLAPAAATGPVPRRVAALLSPRQTTLLAPAKGPSARRRAVTALALAACLAVSTAATAVATKDLHRTVERAQLAEDGARR, from the coding sequence GTGATCCTCGTCCTCTGGCTGCCGTTCCTGGTGCCGTTCCTGGCCGCCCCCGCCGCCCGCCGCCTGGCCGAGGCGCTCGCCCCCCGCCCCGCCGCCTGGGTGCTCGGCTGCACCGGCGCGCTGCTGGCCGGCGCCAGCGCCGCCTCGCTCGGCCTGCTGGTGGCCACCGGCCTGCTGCGGATCCCCGCCGTCGCCGCGCTCGGCCACCTCTCCGTGCCCTGGCTGGCCGACGCCTCGCCGACCGCGGAGGTGCTCGCCGCACTCGCCGGCGCCGCCCTGGTGGTGACCGGCGTGCTGACCCTGCGCACCGCCCACCACCAGTACCGCGACCTGCGCCGGGCCCGCACCGCGCTCGGCCTGCCGGCCGCCCGCCGGCCCCGGCTGCGCGACCTGGCCCGCCCGCAGCACTGGCTCGCCCCGACCGGCCACCCGCTGGAGGTGCTGGACGACGACCACGCCGACGCCTTCGCGCTGCCCGGGCGCCCCGGCCGGATCGTCGTCACCGCCGGCATGCTGCGCGCCCTGCCGGCCCCCGAGCGGGCCGCCCTGCTGGCCCACGAGCGCGCTCACCTGACCTCCCGTCACCACCTCTTCCTGGCCGCCGCCGAGTACGCCGCGGTGCTGCACCCGGCGCTGCGCCAGCTGCGCGCCCCGCTCGGCTACCACCTGGAGCGCTGGGCCGACGAGGACGCCGCCCACTCGGTCGGCGACCGCGCGGTGACCGCCCGCGCGGTCGGGCGGGCCGCCCTGGCCGCCGCCCGCACCCCGAGCCGCCGCCCGCTGCTGGCCCCCGCCGCCGCGACCGGCCCGGTCCCCCGCCGGGTGGCCGCGCTGCTCTCGCCCCGGCAGACCACCCTGCTCGCGCCCGCCAAGGGCCCCAGCGCGCGCCGGCGCGCGGTCACCGCGCTCGCGCTGGCCGCCTGCCTGGCCGTCAGCACCGCCGCCACCGCGGTGGCCACCAAGGACCTGCACCGCACCGTCGAGCGGGCCCAGCTCGCCGAGGACGGCGCCCGCCGCTGA